The Brachyhypopomus gauderio isolate BG-103 chromosome 17, BGAUD_0.2, whole genome shotgun sequence genome includes a window with the following:
- the prox2 gene encoding prospero homeobox protein 2 isoform X2, protein MSFGEVHKCARAHPHFTHSHGSVRYAWSKQQVHCTNIWGHCNVLIHQKLRSKYNQDYIAEMNLTPSGQSPRKLNEDNKADLMLHSFRTGSGMTESALEDRSNMSSKDSLGGSVSPGGHHSSVGSAEPDHPLSKHHQAKRARVENIIRGMAGSPNDRPHGEGESVEGDPSRYGREAYKENKRKQKLPQHQEHGHLTAVSPNSSSSLSKDEECQKLREQLQSMQRLLHQLQEKFLQMYDHNDTENGEKEEEDLQQDIHDPRLDWGTKPEGKRQSYVGQVKEDSGYLGSDRDQKDLQEMLKCELSRAVSQSVDVVFRKFSADLQKQSPLPRLCLSPACSADMEKQTQKACPPEVHYSEDVQKLRPLEHYEITPAHSPDHQTEALSLVVQKPALNQLGSENQSVKRPFPLHQSPFQFSYSAPLHDTQILEHILKYGPHANFGVIPCLPASLERTSPDSMDIAWESLAMRPKVSSGHLGQQHRPGALRQVTVDGLHLPHVKMECGDLQSMAERNTFMSLNIQEGLTPNHLKKAKLMFFYTRYPSSNVLKTFFPDVKFNRCITSQLIKWFSNFREFYYIQMEKFARQAIVDGVSDVKDMSVSRDSELFRALNMHYNKANDFQIPDRFLEVAEITLHEFYNAISLNKDSDPSWKKAIYKVICKLDSDVPDDFKSPSYL, encoded by the exons ATGAGCTTTGGGGAGGTTCACAAATGTGCACGCGCGCATCCccacttcacacactcacacggctCTGTCAGATACGCATGGTCAAAGCAACAG gtaCACTGTACTAATATTTGGGGTCACTGCAATGTACTGATTCATCAAAAGTTAAGAAGCAAGTATAATCAAGACTACATTGCGGAAATGAATCTGACGCCATCCGGCCAAAGTCCTCGtaaacttaatgaggacaacaAAGCCGACCTAATGCTCCACAGCTTCCGTACAg GGTCTGGCATGACAGAGTCTGCACTGGAGGACCGGAGTAACATGTCTTCCAAGGACAGCCTGGGTGGGTCGGTGTCCCCTGGGGGTCACCACTCTAGTGTGGGGAGCGCCGAACCTGATCATCCACTGAGCAAGCACCACCAGGCCAAACGAGCCAGAGTGGAGAACATCATACGAGGCATGGCCGGCTCACCCAACGACAGACCTCacggagaaggagagagtgtggagggggACCCCAGCAGGTATGGCAGAGAGGCCTACAAGGAGAACAAACGCAAACAGAAGCTTCCTCAGCACCAGGAACACGGTCACTTAACAGCCGTGAGCCCAAACAGCAGCTCTAGTCTAAGCAAAGATGAGGAGTGTCAGAAGCTGAGGGAGCAACTGCAGAGCATGCAGCGCCTCTTACACCAGCTCCAGGAGAAGTTCCTCCAAATGTATGACCACAACGACACAGAGAATGGAGAAAAGGAGGAAGAAGACCTTCAGCAAGACATCCATGACCCACGGCTAGACTGGGGCACCAAGCCTGAGGGCAAGAGGCAGAGCTACGTAGGACAAGTGAAGGAGGACAGCGGCTATCTGGGCTCAGACCGAGACCAAAAAGACCTACAGGAGATGCTGAAGTGCGAGCTGTCCCGGGCTGTGAGCCAAAGTGTCGACGTGGTGTTCAGGAAGTTCTCCGCGGACCTGCAGAAGCAGTCACCGCTGCCACGGCTCTGCCTGAGTCCAGCGTGCAGTGCAGATATGGAGAAGCAGACCCAGAAAGCCTGTCCTCCAGAAGTGCACTACTCAGAAGATGTCCAAAAGCTCAGGCCCCTGGAGCACTATGAGATCACACCAGCACATAGCCCAGATCATCAGACGGAAGCTTTGTCCCTGGTTGTCCAGAAGCCTGCTCTCAACCAGCTGGGTTCGGAAAACCAGTCAGTGAAGAGGCCCTTCCCTTTGCACCAGTCCCCCTTCCAGTTCAGCTATAGCGCTCCTCTCCATGACACCCAAATCCTGGAACACATCCTGAAGTATGGACCTCATGCTAATTTTGGCGTGATCCCTTGTCTCCCAGCGTCCTTGGAAAGGACATCTCCAGATTCCATGGATATTGCCTGGGAAAGCTTGGCTATGAGGCCCAAGGTGAGCTCCGGCCACCTCGGCCAGCAGCATCGCCCCGGGGCATTGAGGCAAGTCACGGTCGACGGTCTACACCTCCCTCACGTCAAAATGGAGTGTGGGGACCTGCAGAGCATGGCAGAGAGGAACACCTTCATGTCACTTAATAT TCAAGAGGGTCTAACCCCCAACCATCTGAAGAAGGCCAAGCTGATGTTCTTCTACACACGCTACCCAAGTTCAAACGTACTGAAGACCTTCTTCCCTGATGTCAAG TTTAATCGCTGCATAACTTCCCAGCTCATCAAGTGGTTCAGTAACTTCAGAGAGTTCTACTACATTCAGATGGAGAAGTTTGCCCGCCAGGCCATCGTGGATGGAGTGAGTGATGTGAAAGACATGTCTGTTTCCAGAGACTCTGAGCTGTTCCGCGCTCTCAACATGCACTACAACAAAGCCAATGACTTCCAG ATTCCTGACAGATTCCTGGAAGTGGCTGAAATTACACTTCATGAGTTTTATAATGCAATCTCTCTCAACAAAGACTCGGACCCCTCCTGGAAGAAAGCCATTTACAAAGTCATCTGTAAACTGGACAGCGATGTTCCTGATGATTTCAAGTCACCTTCATACCTGTAA
- the prox2 gene encoding prospero homeobox protein 2 isoform X1, translating to MSFGEVHKCARAHPHFTHSHGSVRYAWSKQQVHCTNIWGHCNVLIHQKLRSKYNQDYIAEMNLTPSGQSPRKLNEDNKADLMLHSFRTGMYEEPFSAYHNGSLISHLLRKTINVKRPPLNNSHLYLGSVSGSVNSGSGMTESALEDRSNMSSKDSLGGSVSPGGHHSSVGSAEPDHPLSKHHQAKRARVENIIRGMAGSPNDRPHGEGESVEGDPSRYGREAYKENKRKQKLPQHQEHGHLTAVSPNSSSSLSKDEECQKLREQLQSMQRLLHQLQEKFLQMYDHNDTENGEKEEEDLQQDIHDPRLDWGTKPEGKRQSYVGQVKEDSGYLGSDRDQKDLQEMLKCELSRAVSQSVDVVFRKFSADLQKQSPLPRLCLSPACSADMEKQTQKACPPEVHYSEDVQKLRPLEHYEITPAHSPDHQTEALSLVVQKPALNQLGSENQSVKRPFPLHQSPFQFSYSAPLHDTQILEHILKYGPHANFGVIPCLPASLERTSPDSMDIAWESLAMRPKVSSGHLGQQHRPGALRQVTVDGLHLPHVKMECGDLQSMAERNTFMSLNIQEGLTPNHLKKAKLMFFYTRYPSSNVLKTFFPDVKFNRCITSQLIKWFSNFREFYYIQMEKFARQAIVDGVSDVKDMSVSRDSELFRALNMHYNKANDFQIPDRFLEVAEITLHEFYNAISLNKDSDPSWKKAIYKVICKLDSDVPDDFKSPSYL from the exons ATGAGCTTTGGGGAGGTTCACAAATGTGCACGCGCGCATCCccacttcacacactcacacggctCTGTCAGATACGCATGGTCAAAGCAACAG gtaCACTGTACTAATATTTGGGGTCACTGCAATGTACTGATTCATCAAAAGTTAAGAAGCAAGTATAATCAAGACTACATTGCGGAAATGAATCTGACGCCATCCGGCCAAAGTCCTCGtaaacttaatgaggacaacaAAGCCGACCTAATGCTCCACAGCTTCCGTACAggtatgtatgaggaacctttCTCCGCCTACCACAACGGTTCACTCATCTCTCATCTCCTGCGGAAAACCATCAACGTCAAGCGGCCTCCTCTTAACAACAGCCACCTCTACTTGGGGTCTGTGTCTGGATCTGTGAATTCAGGGTCTGGCATGACAGAGTCTGCACTGGAGGACCGGAGTAACATGTCTTCCAAGGACAGCCTGGGTGGGTCGGTGTCCCCTGGGGGTCACCACTCTAGTGTGGGGAGCGCCGAACCTGATCATCCACTGAGCAAGCACCACCAGGCCAAACGAGCCAGAGTGGAGAACATCATACGAGGCATGGCCGGCTCACCCAACGACAGACCTCacggagaaggagagagtgtggagggggACCCCAGCAGGTATGGCAGAGAGGCCTACAAGGAGAACAAACGCAAACAGAAGCTTCCTCAGCACCAGGAACACGGTCACTTAACAGCCGTGAGCCCAAACAGCAGCTCTAGTCTAAGCAAAGATGAGGAGTGTCAGAAGCTGAGGGAGCAACTGCAGAGCATGCAGCGCCTCTTACACCAGCTCCAGGAGAAGTTCCTCCAAATGTATGACCACAACGACACAGAGAATGGAGAAAAGGAGGAAGAAGACCTTCAGCAAGACATCCATGACCCACGGCTAGACTGGGGCACCAAGCCTGAGGGCAAGAGGCAGAGCTACGTAGGACAAGTGAAGGAGGACAGCGGCTATCTGGGCTCAGACCGAGACCAAAAAGACCTACAGGAGATGCTGAAGTGCGAGCTGTCCCGGGCTGTGAGCCAAAGTGTCGACGTGGTGTTCAGGAAGTTCTCCGCGGACCTGCAGAAGCAGTCACCGCTGCCACGGCTCTGCCTGAGTCCAGCGTGCAGTGCAGATATGGAGAAGCAGACCCAGAAAGCCTGTCCTCCAGAAGTGCACTACTCAGAAGATGTCCAAAAGCTCAGGCCCCTGGAGCACTATGAGATCACACCAGCACATAGCCCAGATCATCAGACGGAAGCTTTGTCCCTGGTTGTCCAGAAGCCTGCTCTCAACCAGCTGGGTTCGGAAAACCAGTCAGTGAAGAGGCCCTTCCCTTTGCACCAGTCCCCCTTCCAGTTCAGCTATAGCGCTCCTCTCCATGACACCCAAATCCTGGAACACATCCTGAAGTATGGACCTCATGCTAATTTTGGCGTGATCCCTTGTCTCCCAGCGTCCTTGGAAAGGACATCTCCAGATTCCATGGATATTGCCTGGGAAAGCTTGGCTATGAGGCCCAAGGTGAGCTCCGGCCACCTCGGCCAGCAGCATCGCCCCGGGGCATTGAGGCAAGTCACGGTCGACGGTCTACACCTCCCTCACGTCAAAATGGAGTGTGGGGACCTGCAGAGCATGGCAGAGAGGAACACCTTCATGTCACTTAATAT TCAAGAGGGTCTAACCCCCAACCATCTGAAGAAGGCCAAGCTGATGTTCTTCTACACACGCTACCCAAGTTCAAACGTACTGAAGACCTTCTTCCCTGATGTCAAG TTTAATCGCTGCATAACTTCCCAGCTCATCAAGTGGTTCAGTAACTTCAGAGAGTTCTACTACATTCAGATGGAGAAGTTTGCCCGCCAGGCCATCGTGGATGGAGTGAGTGATGTGAAAGACATGTCTGTTTCCAGAGACTCTGAGCTGTTCCGCGCTCTCAACATGCACTACAACAAAGCCAATGACTTCCAG ATTCCTGACAGATTCCTGGAAGTGGCTGAAATTACACTTCATGAGTTTTATAATGCAATCTCTCTCAACAAAGACTCGGACCCCTCCTGGAAGAAAGCCATTTACAAAGTCATCTGTAAACTGGACAGCGATGTTCCTGATGATTTCAAGTCACCTTCATACCTGTAA
- the dlst gene encoding dihydrolipoyllysine-residue succinyltransferase component of 2-oxoglutarate dehydrogenase complex, mitochondrial, translating to MLSHSRCLTRSFGRSISALRQGNSVLARRAASGISASPCLSIRNSPNCDSRPSIFQIRYFKTTAVHKNEVITVKTPAFAESVTEGDVRWEKAVGDRVTEDEVICEIETDKTSVQVPSPAAGVIEELLVPDGGKVEGGTPLFKLRKGDGPAKATAAPPSAAQTAAAPPPPPTPPTPAAVGPIPTTMPSVPPVPTQPIASKPVSAIKPTAAPPTAMDAVAKGGRSEHRVKMNRMRLRIAQRLKEAQNTCAMLTTFNEVDMSNIAEMRKVHKDPFLKKHGIKLGFMSAFVKAAAHALVDQPAVNAVIDDTTKEIVYRDYVDISVAVATPKGLVVPVIRGVEGMDFADIEKAIHELGEKARKNELAVEDMDGGTFTISNGGVFGSLFGTPIINPPQSAILGMHGIFDRPVAVGGKVEVRPMMYVALTYDHRLIDGREAVTFLRKIKSVVEDPRVLLLDM from the exons ATGTTGTCCCACTCCCGGTGTCTCACTCGGTCGTTCGGTCGCTCGATCTCTGCCCTTCGGCAG GGTAACAGTGTATTAGCAAGGCGAGCTGCTTCAG GCATATCTGCTTCCCCGTGCCTCTCCATTAGGAACAGTCC GAATTGTGACAGCAGGCCCAGCATCTTTCAAATCAGATACTTCAAGACCACCGCTGTCCACA AAAATGAAGTTATTACAGTCAAAACACCAGCGTTTGCTGAGTCTGTCACAGAGGGGGATGTAAGGTGGGAGAAAg CTGTTGGAGACCGAGTCACAGAGGATGAGGTGATTTGTGAAATTGAGACTGATAAG ACATCTGTCCAGGTGCCCTCCCCTGCTGCTGGAGTCATCGAGGAGCTTCTCGTTCCTGATGGAGGCAAAGTGGAGGGAGGAACTCCTCTTTTCAAGCTAAGAAAAGGAG aTGGCCCTGCTAAAGCAACCGCTGCACCTCCTTCAGCCGCGCAGACAGCAGCAGcgcctccccctcctcctaccCCCCCTACCCCTGCTGCAGTGGGACCCATCCCCACCACCATGCCCTCTGTGCCACCAGTGCCCACGCAGCCCATTGCCTCCAAGCCTG TTTCAGCCATCAAACCCACTGCAGCTCCTCCTACTGCCATGGACGCTGTAGCAAAGGGAGGCCGATCGGAGCACAGG GTTAAGATGAACCGTATGAGGTTGAGGATCGCTCAGAGGCTCAAGGAGGCTCAGAACACGTGTGCCATGTTGACAACTTTCAACGAGGTGGACATGAG CAACATCGCGGAGATGCGTAAGGTGCACAAAGACCCTTTCCTGAAGAAACACGGCATCAAGCTGGGCTTCATGTCTGCGTTCGTGAAAGCCGctgcgcacgctttagtagaccAGCCAGCTGTGAACGCTG TTATCGATGATACAACCAAAGAGATTGTGTACCGGGATTACGTGGATATCAGTGTTGCAGTAGCAACACCAAAG GGACTAGTGGTGCCAGTAATCAGAGGAGTGGAGGGGATGGACTTTGCAGACATTGAAAAGGCAATCCACGAGCTGGGAGAAAAG GCTCGCAAGAACGAGCTGGCGGTGGAAGACATGGATGGGGGAACGTTCACCATCAGTAATGGCGGCGTGTTCGGGTCCCTCTTTGGCACGCCCATCATCAACCCTCCACAGTCGGCCATTTTGGGCATGCATGGCATCTTTGACAGGCCAGTGGCCGTCGGGGGCAAG GTGGAGGTCAGGCCTATGATGTACGTGGCGCTGACCTACGACCATCGACTGATTGATGGCAGAGAGGCTGTGACTTTCCTCCGGAAGATCAAGTCTGTGGTGGAGGACCCCAGGGTGCTACTTCTGGACATGTGA